In Chryseobacterium lactis, a single genomic region encodes these proteins:
- a CDS encoding response regulator transcription factor gives MSNRILLVEDDQSFGAVLKDYLTINNFEVTLATDGEQGLKEFTENEFDICIFDVMMPKKDGFSLAEDVKKIDKNTPIIFLTARNMREDILKGYQLGADDYITKPFDTELLLYKIKAILQRSSTLENEEQEQFKISNIFFDSMLRQLKVGDKEYKLSPKENELLKLLCIHRNDFMPRDLALRKIWKKENYFTARSMDVYIAKLRKLLKDDEGLEIINVHGEGFRLLVKN, from the coding sequence ATGAGCAACAGAATATTATTAGTAGAGGACGATCAGAGTTTTGGAGCGGTACTTAAAGATTATTTGACTATCAATAATTTTGAAGTTACCCTTGCAACAGACGGCGAACAGGGATTGAAAGAATTTACAGAAAACGAATTCGATATCTGTATCTTCGATGTAATGATGCCTAAGAAAGATGGATTTTCATTAGCTGAGGATGTAAAAAAGATTGATAAGAATACCCCAATCATTTTCCTTACTGCCAGAAATATGAGAGAAGATATCTTAAAAGGATACCAACTGGGAGCTGATGACTACATCACAAAACCTTTTGACACTGAACTTCTTTTATACAAAATCAAAGCGATACTTCAAAGAAGCTCTACGCTGGAAAATGAAGAACAGGAACAGTTCAAGATCAGCAATATTTTCTTCGACTCTATGCTGAGACAATTGAAAGTAGGCGATAAAGAATATAAACTTTCTCCGAAAGAGAACGAACTTTTAAAACTTCTTTGTATCCATAGAAATGATTTCATGCCAAGAGATCTGGCTTTAAGAAAAATCTGGAAGAAAGAAAATTACTTTACAGCAAGAAGTATGGACGTTTATATCGCCAAACTACGTAAATTACTGAAAGACGACGAAGGATTGGAAATCATCAACGTT
- a CDS encoding sensor histidine kinase, translating into MNNKFIPIISVFMTISLIVFVTLQFYWLKGYYGALEQDFSNKVYSVLESTSKSIEEIEADKYLNQDYKNFRKNIIANSKEPSQTTIQQVEDSGSQRQIIYSKNIISKTQLPISPKGDSVKLTTLYTDEAAYKIKRDSTNRELLTTDINQDIETGDYSMKEFVKVYGNNLPITKRVDPKALDSVITKELKIRGITAKFGYGVIDRNNKLTSIVNKAYKEKKDSNTYNYPLFTDKKNTLYSLALVFPKKEYSLAMNNWPMLLGTFLSLLTILGIYIISINYMMKQKKLAEVKTDFINNMSHEFKTPLATISVATDSLANDKIATNPDKVKYYSELIKQENLRMKKQVENVLNMSKLERNEVELFLRETNVRELIKRTTESFNLIVQQRNGSLTQQFNATQYNFKIDEFHISNMLVNLLDNANKYSPEAPEIHVETRNDGHWYVIEISDKGMGMETQNKTKIFEKFFREETGNIHNVKGQGLGLSYVKKIVELHKGQIIVDSNKGTGSTFTIKLPMS; encoded by the coding sequence ATGAATAACAAATTCATCCCAATAATTTCGGTGTTTATGACGATCTCACTGATTGTCTTTGTCACGCTCCAATTTTATTGGTTGAAAGGCTACTATGGTGCACTGGAACAGGATTTTTCAAATAAAGTGTATTCTGTGTTGGAGAGTACTTCAAAAAGTATTGAAGAAATTGAAGCCGATAAATATTTAAATCAGGATTATAAAAACTTCAGGAAAAATATCATTGCCAACAGCAAAGAACCTTCTCAGACAACTATTCAGCAGGTAGAAGATTCAGGGTCGCAGAGGCAGATTATTTACTCTAAAAATATTATTTCAAAAACGCAATTACCGATTTCTCCAAAAGGAGATTCTGTAAAGCTTACCACGTTATATACTGATGAAGCTGCGTATAAAATAAAGAGAGACAGCACCAACCGGGAACTTCTTACCACAGATATCAATCAGGATATTGAAACCGGTGACTACTCTATGAAAGAGTTTGTAAAAGTATATGGCAACAATCTTCCAATTACAAAAAGGGTGGATCCCAAAGCTCTTGACTCTGTGATTACCAAAGAACTGAAGATCAGAGGAATCACTGCAAAATTTGGATATGGAGTTATTGACCGAAATAATAAACTGACGAGCATTGTAAATAAAGCCTATAAAGAGAAAAAAGACAGCAATACGTACAACTATCCTCTTTTTACAGATAAGAAAAATACCCTCTATAGTCTTGCATTGGTATTTCCAAAGAAAGAATATTCTTTGGCAATGAATAACTGGCCGATGCTTTTAGGGACTTTCCTTTCTTTACTTACCATCCTTGGTATCTATATTATTTCCATTAATTATATGATGAAGCAGAAAAAGTTGGCGGAAGTAAAAACAGACTTCATCAATAATATGTCTCATGAATTCAAAACCCCGTTGGCCACCATTTCAGTAGCTACTGATTCTTTAGCCAATGATAAAATTGCTACCAATCCGGACAAAGTAAAATATTATTCGGAGCTCATCAAACAGGAGAATTTAAGAATGAAGAAGCAGGTAGAAAATGTGCTTAATATGTCTAAGCTTGAAAGGAATGAGGTAGAATTATTTTTAAGGGAAACCAACGTAAGAGAATTAATCAAAAGAACCACAGAATCATTCAATCTGATTGTTCAGCAGAGAAACGGTTCACTTACCCAGCAATTTAATGCCACTCAGTATAATTTTAAAATAGACGAGTTTCATATCTCCAACATGTTGGTAAACCTATTGGACAACGCCAACAAATACTCACCCGAAGCTCCTGAAATTCATGTAGAAACAAGAAATGACGGACATTGGTATGTAATTGAAATTTCGGACAAAGGAATGGGGATGGAAACCCAGAATAAAACAAAAATTTTCGAGAAATTCTTCAGGGAAGAGACTGGAAATATTCACAATGTAAAAGGCCAGGGCTTAGGTCTTTCGTATGTGAAAAAAATTGTAGAACTGCACAAAGGCCAGATTATCGTAGACTCCAACAAAGGAACAGGAAGTACATTTACGATAAAGCTGCCAATGAGCTGA
- a CDS encoding SRPBCC family protein: protein MESNIVFNKDFDANSAYVMKVYKADVSEVWNHFTQSELLDQWWGPRPWRCETIKQNFEEGGSWLYTMVGPNGEKAGYSRSNYGQIMEHRSIDWTSAFCDEEGNIAEGAPQSQWLIGFTGVEEGIKVTINIHYQSQETMKTMMDMGFEGGFTMGLTQLEEILK, encoded by the coding sequence ATGGAATCTAATATCGTTTTCAACAAAGATTTTGACGCAAACAGCGCTTATGTCATGAAAGTATATAAGGCTGATGTATCAGAAGTATGGAATCATTTTACCCAATCCGAATTATTGGATCAGTGGTGGGGACCTAGACCATGGAGATGTGAAACTATAAAGCAGAATTTTGAAGAAGGAGGTAGCTGGCTGTATACCATGGTAGGCCCAAATGGAGAGAAAGCCGGTTATTCCCGTTCCAATTATGGGCAAATTATGGAACATAGAAGCATAGATTGGACGAGTGCTTTTTGTGATGAAGAAGGAAATATAGCTGAAGGTGCCCCGCAATCACAATGGCTGATTGGCTTTACAGGAGTAGAAGAGGGAATAAAAGTGACTATCAATATTCATTACCAATCCCAGGAAACCATGAAGACTATGATGGATATGGGATTTGAAGGAGGATTTACAATGGGTTTAACTCAATTAGAGGAAATTTTAAAATAA
- a CDS encoding four helix bundle protein, with protein MEFMNNYNQIFAQRTKALTITIINELSEIPYSDKISNIRKQIFRSVSSTASNYRAMCRARSTKEKYSKMCIVVEEADETLFWLELIDELHLLKKENVEQLINEANEILKVTSTYKKKLGEELK; from the coding sequence ATGGAGTTTATGAACAACTACAACCAGATCTTTGCACAAAGAACTAAGGCATTAACAATTACAATTATTAATGAGTTGTCCGAGATCCCATATTCAGATAAAATATCAAATATCAGAAAGCAGATTTTCCGATCCGTTTCATCAACAGCAAGTAACTACAGAGCAATGTGCAGAGCACGCTCTACAAAAGAAAAATATTCTAAAATGTGCATTGTTGTTGAGGAAGCTGATGAAACCTTATTCTGGTTGGAGTTAATAGACGAACTCCACTTACTAAAAAAAGAGAATGTAGAACAACTTATTAATGAAGCCAACGAAATTTTAAAAGTAACTTCTACTTACAAAAAGAAATTAGGTGAAGAATTAAAATAG
- a CDS encoding S9 family peptidase: MRAPQAKKIEKILETHSDRRTDNYFWLNERENPEVIKYLEEENAYEEFIMKDTEELQEQLFEEMKARYKKDDESLPYFFNGYWYIVRYEEGKEYPIFCRKHTSLDNPEEIVLDVNILAEGEDFFEVGSVAVSPGNELASFSADNVGRRIYTLNFKNLKTGEILADVIPNTTGKAVWANDNKHVFYIRKDKSLRAFQVYRHELGTDSSEDVLIFHEEDETFDVNVFKTKSLQYIFIASSSTISDEHRFIPSDNVFAEWTVIQPRIDDLEYSVEHYEDEFYIITNADDAFNFKIVKTKIDNCGMENWVDVIPHRAEVLLEGFEIFRDYLVLEERERGLLQIKIIDEKTQKSHYLPFSDPTYTAYIGINLEFDTEVLRYGYTSLTQPSSTYEYNMKDNTTELLKQQEVLGGKFFPENYISERIWADSRDGKTKVPISLVYHKDTKKSADTPLLLYGYGSYGHTVDASFSNVRLSILDRGFIYAIAHIRGGEYLGREWYEDGKMLFKKNTFFDFIDAGKYLVKENYTSSKHMYAMGGSAGGLLVGAVVNYEPQLFNGIVAQVPFVDVVTTMLDDTIPLTTGEYDEWGNPNDKEYYQYMKEYSPYDNVEAKDYPHMLITTGFHDSQVQYWEPAKWTAKLRELKTNDNILVFKTDMSSGHGGASGRFESLKEDALEYAFLLKINDK, translated from the coding sequence ATGAGAGCTCCACAGGCAAAAAAAATAGAAAAAATACTAGAAACTCATAGCGACAGAAGGACAGACAACTACTTCTGGCTTAATGAAAGGGAAAATCCCGAAGTCATTAAATATCTTGAAGAGGAAAATGCTTACGAAGAATTCATCATGAAAGACACGGAAGAACTTCAGGAGCAACTTTTCGAAGAGATGAAAGCCCGTTACAAAAAAGATGACGAATCTCTTCCTTATTTCTTCAATGGATACTGGTACATTGTTCGTTATGAAGAAGGCAAAGAATACCCTATTTTCTGTAGAAAACATACTAGTCTTGACAATCCTGAAGAAATTGTACTGGACGTTAATATTCTGGCGGAAGGTGAAGATTTCTTTGAGGTTGGAAGTGTTGCCGTAAGTCCAGGTAATGAGCTGGCTTCTTTTTCGGCAGATAATGTGGGAAGAAGAATCTATACTTTAAACTTCAAAAATCTAAAAACCGGAGAGATTCTTGCGGATGTCATTCCCAATACTACGGGAAAAGCGGTATGGGCCAATGACAACAAGCATGTTTTTTATATCAGAAAGGATAAAAGCCTTCGTGCATTTCAGGTGTACAGACATGAACTGGGAACAGATTCTTCGGAAGACGTTCTTATTTTCCATGAAGAGGATGAAACTTTTGACGTTAACGTTTTTAAAACAAAATCTCTTCAATATATTTTCATCGCAAGTTCCAGCACGATTTCCGATGAGCATCGCTTTATCCCTTCTGACAATGTTTTCGCAGAATGGACAGTGATTCAGCCAAGAATAGACGATTTGGAATATTCGGTAGAACATTACGAAGATGAGTTTTATATCATTACCAATGCTGATGATGCTTTCAATTTTAAAATCGTAAAAACAAAGATCGACAACTGCGGCATGGAAAACTGGGTGGATGTTATCCCACATCGTGCTGAAGTATTATTGGAAGGTTTTGAGATTTTTAGAGATTATCTGGTTCTTGAGGAAAGAGAAAGAGGTTTATTACAAATCAAAATTATTGATGAGAAAACACAAAAGTCTCATTATTTACCATTCTCTGATCCAACCTACACTGCTTATATCGGAATTAACCTCGAGTTTGACACAGAGGTTTTACGTTATGGGTATACTTCCTTAACACAACCAAGCTCTACATACGAGTATAATATGAAGGACAATACCACTGAGCTTCTGAAACAACAGGAAGTATTGGGCGGTAAGTTCTTCCCTGAAAATTATATTTCTGAAAGGATCTGGGCCGATTCCAGAGATGGAAAAACAAAAGTGCCTATTTCTCTTGTCTATCATAAAGACACAAAGAAATCTGCTGACACGCCACTTCTTTTGTATGGATACGGAAGTTATGGACATACGGTAGATGCAAGTTTTTCGAATGTAAGATTATCAATTTTAGACAGAGGTTTCATTTATGCCATCGCTCACATCCGTGGTGGAGAATACCTTGGAAGGGAATGGTATGAAGACGGGAAAATGCTGTTTAAGAAAAATACTTTCTTTGACTTTATTGATGCCGGAAAATATTTAGTAAAAGAAAATTATACATCATCCAAGCATATGTATGCCATGGGCGGAAGTGCCGGTGGACTTTTGGTAGGAGCTGTCGTGAATTACGAACCTCAGTTATTCAACGGGATTGTAGCGCAGGTCCCTTTTGTAGACGTTGTTACTACGATGTTGGATGATACGATTCCTCTAACAACCGGAGAGTACGACGAATGGGGAAATCCTAATGATAAGGAATATTATCAATATATGAAGGAATATTCTCCTTATGACAATGTGGAAGCCAAGGATTATCCGCATATGCTTATTACAACGGGATTCCATGACTCTCAGGTACAGTATTGGGAACCTGCGAAGTGGACTGCCAAACTTAGAGAATTAAAGACAAACGATAATATTCTGGTCTTCAAAACAGACATGAGCTCAGGACATGGAGGCGCCAGCGGAAGATTTGAATCGCTGAAGGAAGATGCATTGGAGTATGCATTTCTGTTGAAGATCAATGATAAATGA
- a CDS encoding T9SS type A sorting domain-containing protein, producing the protein MKKLLLSLFLFTIVFVNAQNDDCTGATSLPVGTDFSSGAITSNNTGATTDGSAPSCNSDAVENVWFKVVVPQSGNLKIETREASGSDFDDSVLNVYTGACGSLTEIDCDDDGGQGYFSLISLTGQTPGTTLYINVWKYSDTVDSGEFQISAYDPIPPANDNCTGAISLTAGSDFASGVITASNNGATTEGSLPACNSDAVENVWFTVIVPQSGNLKIETRQASGSDFDDSVLSVYSGTCGALTEIDCNEDDGEGYFSLLSLTGQTPGTTLYVNVWKYSPDTGNGEFQISTYDDTLLSTHEITDNKKKIAVSPNPFSDELTISDISDVKSISITESSGKLVKTIEKPTSLLYLKDLKEGLYFITLRLKDGSVKTIKTIKK; encoded by the coding sequence ATGAAAAAATTACTACTTTCTTTATTTTTATTCACAATTGTATTTGTAAATGCACAAAATGACGATTGTACAGGAGCAACTTCCTTACCTGTTGGCACAGACTTCTCATCGGGAGCCATCACATCGAACAATACCGGAGCGACCACTGACGGCTCTGCACCTTCATGTAATTCAGACGCAGTAGAAAATGTGTGGTTTAAAGTCGTAGTACCACAAAGTGGAAACCTGAAGATAGAAACACGCGAAGCTTCAGGTTCTGATTTTGACGACAGCGTACTTAATGTTTATACAGGGGCTTGTGGCTCTTTAACTGAAATCGACTGTGATGATGATGGTGGTCAAGGCTACTTCTCACTAATTTCTTTAACCGGACAAACTCCAGGGACTACTTTGTACATTAATGTTTGGAAATATAGTGACACTGTAGACAGCGGAGAGTTTCAGATTTCAGCTTATGACCCTATCCCACCAGCCAATGACAATTGTACCGGAGCAATCTCTCTAACTGCTGGTTCAGATTTCGCATCGGGAGTAATCACCGCAAGCAATAACGGAGCAACAACAGAAGGTTCTTTACCTGCGTGTAATTCAGACGCTGTGGAGAATGTATGGTTCACGGTCATAGTACCGCAAAGTGGAAACCTTAAAATAGAAACCCGTCAAGCTTCAGGTTCTGATTTTGATGACAGCGTGCTTAGTGTGTATAGCGGAACATGTGGGGCTTTAACAGAAATAGACTGTAATGAAGATGATGGAGAGGGGTATTTCTCACTGCTTTCTTTAACAGGACAAACTCCGGGAACTACTCTGTATGTAAATGTTTGGAAATATTCACCTGATACAGGTAATGGTGAGTTTCAGATTTCAACCTATGACGATACCTTGTTATCAACTCATGAAATAACCGATAACAAAAAGAAAATCGCCGTATCACCTAATCCCTTTAGTGATGAGCTTACCATCTCTGATATATCCGATGTAAAATCAATTTCTATTACAGAGAGTTCGGGTAAATTAGTAAAAACAATTGAAAAGCCTACCTCTTTATTGTATCTGAAAGATTTGAAAGAAGGACTTTATTTCATTACTTTAAGATTGAAGGACGGAAGCGTCAAAACGATTAAAACCATAAAAAAATAA
- a CDS encoding uroporphyrinogen-III synthase, whose protein sequence is MRIKSILVSQPAPSESSPYLDIAKKEKIKIDFRPFIHVEGVDNKELRTQKIDLTQYTGIIFTSKNAIDHYFRLAEELRFAVPDTMRYICQSEAIANYLQKHIVYRKRKISFGEKNFSDLLPLFKKFPAEKYLLPSSDVLSPDIVKTLDSANVEWTRAIMYRTVCSDLTDINIKDYDMLIFFSPQGIKSLQQNFPEFKQEETKIGVFGNTTLAAAEEAGLKVDLMAPTKETPSMTMALEKYIKALHK, encoded by the coding sequence ATGAGAATAAAGTCCATATTGGTTTCTCAACCAGCGCCTAGTGAGTCTTCTCCATATTTGGATATAGCCAAGAAGGAAAAAATAAAGATTGATTTCCGTCCATTTATCCACGTTGAAGGAGTTGACAATAAAGAACTTAGAACACAAAAAATAGATTTAACGCAATATACCGGTATAATTTTTACCAGTAAAAATGCGATTGACCATTACTTCAGACTTGCGGAAGAGCTGCGTTTTGCGGTTCCGGATACGATGAGATACATCTGCCAGTCGGAAGCAATTGCCAACTATCTTCAAAAGCACATTGTGTATAGAAAGAGAAAAATCAGCTTTGGGGAGAAAAACTTCTCTGACCTGCTTCCTCTTTTCAAAAAATTCCCTGCTGAAAAGTATCTGTTGCCATCTTCAGATGTTTTAAGCCCGGATATTGTAAAAACTTTAGATTCAGCCAATGTAGAATGGACAAGAGCAATCATGTACCGTACTGTATGCAGTGATCTTACAGATATCAACATCAAGGATTATGATATGTTGATTTTCTTCAGCCCACAAGGAATCAAGTCTCTGCAGCAAAATTTCCCGGAGTTTAAACAGGAAGAAACAAAGATCGGAGTTTTTGGAAACACGACCTTGGCTGCTGCTGAAGAAGCAGGATTAAAAGTAGATTTAATGGCGCCTACGAAGGAAACTCCTTCCATGACAATGGCCCTTGAAAAATATATTAAAGCTCTTCACAAATAG
- a CDS encoding DUF4271 domain-containing protein produces MPSSQNFVNHIRIPENNDWVIFILVGCIFLYVFMMNIIERDASLKDFLLQKYFDASNNLPSWIITSCVMTLTLSILISQYIPIVPKYIADLQLLGYQLNKFGYTLLAVLFFYIIKSTLGFLFYQSIGDGKKWSIFYFTSTKFYFILSFLLIILCVTHYYFPIDRNKMFLYYIFFFSFVFVFKVFFYLFHKNKILPEKWYYKFLYICTLQIAPILLLWKLLFF; encoded by the coding sequence TTGCCGTCGTCACAAAACTTTGTTAACCATATAAGAATACCCGAGAACAATGATTGGGTAATCTTTATTCTGGTAGGCTGTATATTTTTATATGTGTTTATGATGAACATTATAGAAAGAGATGCGAGCCTTAAAGATTTTTTGCTTCAGAAATATTTTGATGCAAGTAATAACCTGCCCAGTTGGATTATCACCTCATGTGTGATGACTCTCACGTTATCCATTTTGATTTCGCAGTACATCCCTATTGTACCGAAATACATTGCCGATCTTCAGCTTTTGGGGTATCAATTGAACAAATTCGGATATACTTTACTGGCAGTTTTGTTTTTTTATATCATTAAATCAACATTGGGGTTTTTATTTTATCAAAGTATAGGGGATGGTAAAAAATGGTCTATATTTTATTTTACCTCCACAAAATTTTACTTCATCCTTTCATTTTTGTTAATAATTTTATGTGTAACCCACTATTACTTCCCTATTGACAGAAATAAAATGTTTTTGTATTACATTTTCTTCTTTTCTTTTGTATTCGTTTTTAAGGTATTTTTCTATTTATTTCACAAGAACAAGATTCTTCCGGAGAAATGGTATTATAAATTTTTGTATATTTGCACCCTCCAAATTGCACCAATATTACTGCTTTGGAAGTTGTTATTTTTTTAA
- a CDS encoding polyprenol monophosphomannose synthase, whose amino-acid sequence MKKLVIIPTYNEKENIENIISAVFALEDDFHILVVDDSSPDGTAEIVKELQRKYPHYLHLSIRHVKDGLGKAYIHGFKWAIENKYDYIFEMDADFSHNPNDLPKLFEACLKADMAIGSRYSKGVNVVNWPMGRVLLSYFASKYVRFVLGLPIHDTTAGFVCFSRKVLDEIGLDNVRLKGYGFQIEMKFRAYKKGFKIVEVPIIFTNRILGESKMNGGIIHEAVFGVLNLKWKSIINRL is encoded by the coding sequence ATGAAAAAACTCGTCATCATCCCGACATACAACGAAAAGGAAAATATTGAAAATATTATTTCCGCAGTTTTTGCATTGGAAGATGACTTTCATATTTTGGTTGTGGATGACTCGTCTCCGGACGGGACTGCAGAGATCGTGAAGGAGTTGCAGAGAAAATATCCACATTATCTTCACTTGTCAATAAGACATGTGAAAGATGGTTTGGGAAAGGCTTATATCCATGGATTTAAATGGGCTATCGAAAATAAATATGATTATATTTTTGAGATGGATGCCGATTTTTCACACAATCCGAATGACTTGCCTAAACTTTTTGAAGCTTGTTTGAAAGCGGATATGGCCATAGGATCTCGCTACTCAAAAGGGGTAAATGTTGTGAACTGGCCAATGGGAAGAGTTCTGCTTTCTTATTTTGCATCAAAATATGTGAGATTTGTATTAGGACTTCCGATTCATGATACTACAGCAGGTTTTGTTTGCTTTTCGAGAAAGGTATTAGACGAAATCGGCCTGGATAATGTAAGGTTAAAGGGATATGGATTTCAGATAGAAATGAAATTCAGAGCTTATAAAAAAGGTTTTAAAATTGTAGAAGTTCCTATTATATTTACAAACAGAATTCTCGGAGAAAGCAAAATGAATGGTGGCATCATTCATGAAGCTGTTTTCGGTGTTTTAAATTTAAAATGGAAATCAATTATCAACAGGCTATAA
- a CDS encoding DUF4296 domain-containing protein, protein MKKLIFIFVLLGLFSCSDFIDKPKNLIDENVMAEVIADLMLNEQATFMYQNKNMEAGTRFILKSHHVKPDDFVESFKYYIIKEKMEGITNDAQAILLKKDSKAAKYVKDKANQNGNPAPLVR, encoded by the coding sequence ATGAAAAAGCTGATCTTTATTTTCGTTTTATTGGGACTGTTTTCATGCAGCGATTTTATCGATAAGCCTAAAAATCTGATCGATGAAAATGTTATGGCTGAAGTTATAGCGGATCTGATGCTGAATGAGCAAGCAACTTTTATGTATCAGAACAAAAATATGGAAGCAGGGACAAGATTTATCCTGAAATCTCACCATGTGAAACCTGATGATTTTGTAGAAAGCTTTAAATACTACATCATCAAAGAAAAAATGGAAGGAATCACCAACGATGCACAGGCGATTTTGTTGAAAAAAGACTCTAAAGCAGCCAAATATGTAAAGGACAAAGCCAATCAGAATGGAAATCCTGCCCCTTTGGTGAGGTAA
- the tgt gene encoding tRNA guanosine(34) transglycosylase Tgt: MKFFNIEKTSEGKARAGEITTDHGKIQTPIFMPVGTVASVKTVHQRELKEDIKAQIILGNTYHLYLRPGMETMQDAGGLHKFMNWDLPILTDSGGFQVFSLASNRKMTEEGARFKSHIDGSYHMFSPERSMEIQRQIGADIFMAFDECTPYPCEYNQAKSSMELTHRWLKRCIDWTNDNPEIYGHKQRLFPIVQGSTYSDLRKISAEVISEAGAEGNAIGGLSVGEPEEEMYRITDEVTDILPKEKPRYLMGVGTPWNILESIGLGIDMMDCVMPTRNARNAMLFTWQGVMNLKNEKWKRDFSPLDEFGTSFVDKEYSKAYLRHLFVSKEYLAKQIASIHNLAFYLDLVKVAREHIIAGDFYQWKDSVVPVLRQRL, encoded by the coding sequence ATGAAATTTTTTAATATAGAAAAAACCTCTGAAGGAAAAGCAAGAGCAGGGGAGATCACCACAGATCACGGGAAAATTCAAACTCCCATTTTTATGCCTGTGGGAACTGTAGCAAGTGTGAAAACAGTTCATCAGAGAGAATTAAAAGAAGACATCAAGGCCCAGATTATTTTGGGTAATACGTATCACCTTTACCTTCGTCCGGGAATGGAAACCATGCAGGATGCAGGTGGACTCCATAAATTCATGAACTGGGATCTTCCTATTCTTACCGATTCAGGAGGTTTTCAGGTATTTTCGTTGGCAAGCAACAGAAAGATGACCGAAGAAGGAGCGAGATTCAAATCTCATATTGACGGAAGTTATCATATGTTTTCTCCCGAAAGATCCATGGAAATTCAAAGACAGATCGGAGCCGATATTTTCATGGCTTTCGATGAATGTACTCCTTATCCTTGCGAATACAATCAGGCAAAATCATCAATGGAACTGACGCATCGCTGGCTAAAGAGATGTATCGACTGGACCAATGATAATCCTGAAATATATGGTCATAAACAAAGACTTTTCCCAATTGTTCAGGGATCAACCTATTCGGATTTAAGAAAAATATCCGCCGAAGTAATTTCTGAAGCCGGAGCTGAAGGAAATGCCATCGGAGGCTTATCTGTAGGTGAACCTGAAGAAGAAATGTACAGAATCACTGACGAAGTGACAGACATCCTTCCAAAAGAAAAACCAAGATACCTTATGGGAGTTGGAACTCCATGGAATATTTTAGAATCTATCGGTCTGGGAATTGATATGATGGATTGCGTAATGCCTACAAGAAATGCAAGAAATGCAATGCTCTTCACATGGCAGGGCGTGATGAATCTTAAAAATGAAAAGTGGAAGCGTGATTTTTCACCTTTAGACGAGTTTGGAACCAGCTTTGTAGATAAGGAATATTCAAAAGCATACCTTCGCCATCTGTTTGTATCAAAAGAATATCTGGCCAAGCAAATCGCTTCAATTCATAATCTTGCCTTCTATCTTGATTTGGTGAAAGTAGCAAGAGAACACATCATCGCGGGAGATTTTTATCAGTGGAAAGATTCGGTAGTTCCGGTTTTAAGACAAAGACTATAA